A genomic stretch from Nilaparvata lugens isolate BPH chromosome 8, ASM1435652v1, whole genome shotgun sequence includes:
- the LOC111044455 gene encoding coiled-coil domain-containing protein 40, giving the protein MDNGDTNETQEKIDDAMNSEDVKTDTDNTSPIPDGDLTIDVENDQPETSGSSPRELLTEDDSASPREPDEGEVSNVYEEIVPENTVLEENGVEMFDVENLEQECDDTVQSIIDTLINEYFMRYLFESTKVLAEDVVDEVIEKAADMINRGERARPETITTFVKSVISEIFNEAMFQRLSSEEKEMLNEIARKGRERKDQVDEETSLSVARDFVVQDVLKGLELKDGEDLEKHESEMSADSGRQKDEEESRSLSDHGDDQLQGDVPQPRYGGAVMGSLGTFLHPNSQQMQRFQNVLRAHLEKQKRTLEEEINELTHDVKEKLATETRLLEDCHNREVHIFQQQKQLDAINSSIEEITNELENISNSHSQTTKTYKLKTDEVAVNIQKEKELRLESESLAALVRQFSEWESNQASQITLSKNITDKTNAEKKRIIIEKQQQDMLLLALNQTVLKMQTELKELYDSTLQKQQEMKVIQKANYNASADIDAIIMENEHLTYIWEQLLNTINQRDAALLDMKKQLEDAKIRDRTLDVELQIQQKEGENAIKMNEQMMMEIKSIEKTLTMSKKALDDEEEKFINLHEQFGHALRIKEVTENDLNMSEQDTMKLEKRYVDLRSLILKLKEDKAKLEMEIIDKLRENALENKQATIFTKKLFKLRDSIRDKEVEKTKLEHKVAKMVLETKKAQSSFESKEATLKTVQEEVISKGKMLQKLQGELDRLMLAEVQIRNQVNFNKRKLEKLVEKTGESDLSPEELKLKELEKQISYTDEKTEGLQTFWIRQESHIVSLSQRRSKQLHDMNILRKQLLVLEQKNMNIERDIQNKENEEKKCRTEISHLQTKLVTLSEKLCQRRGYKQQLDNLNFDIQNLFVNDLKAAEEQAAEMKREIMELVEQKKEMYEKVEELQQDLLNWEKKVQMATEMKQNVDRMNSSGGEVATMKNEIHRMEIRYSHLLKVQEKLIRDLELSVNKRDSIVDSARAREKHCRTSGVHYTRQQFQKKLDDLKKRIRQMSNDVKSTEKQLVIAEKQRDELNQKLATKQDQLNALREATQQMDLQLAEGHLHRQKNLEVLVRLQRKERLYSELKGSRYRLLFRNESSLEMEVEKQKKINADLTAIVEALIQDFPSLQLPLTTTLNTLKSMNNTINVV; this is encoded by the exons ATGGATAACGGAGACACTAACGAAACGCAAGAAAAAATTGACGATGCGATGAACTCTGAAGACGTTAAAACAGATACCGATAACACATCTCCAATACCCGACGGCGATTTAACAATAGATGTAGAGAACGATCAACCTGAAACTTCCGGTAGTTCTCCTCGAGAACTCCTAACTGAGGATGACAGTGCTTCCCCACGAGAACCAGATGAAGGAGAGGTTTCCAATGTGTATGAAGAAATTGTTCCTGAAAACACAGTTTTGGAAGAAAATGGAGTTGAAATGTTTGATGTGGAGAACTTGGAACAAGAGTGTGATGATACAGTTCAATCAATAATAGATACACTCATTAATGAGTATTTCATGAGGTATTTGTTTGAGAGTACAAAAGTTTTAGCGGAGGATGTCGTGGATGAGGTGATCGAAAAAGCTGCAGACATGATCAACCGCGGGGAAAGAGCCAGACCAGAGACAATCACAACGTTTGTGAAAAGTGTGATCTCCGAGATATTCAATGAAGCAATGTTCCAGAGATTGTCTTCAGAAGAGAAGGAGATGTTGAATGAAATTGCTAGGAAAGGACGTGAAAGGAAGGACCAAGTAGATGAGGAAACTAGTTTGTCTGTGGCAAGAGATTTTGTTGTCCAGGATGTTTTGAAAGGGTTGGAACTGAAGGATGGTGAGGATCTGGAGAAACATGAATCTGAAATGTCAGCTGATTCAGGTAGGCAGAAAGATGAAGAGGAGTCTAGATCGTTGTCAGACCACGGTGATGACCAGTTGCAGGGAGACGTGCCTCAGCCGAGATATGGTGGGGCGGTTATGGGTTCTTTGGGTACCTTTCTGCATCCCAATAGTCAGCAAATGCAGCGTTTCCAAAATGTACTGAGGGCTCATCTTGAAAAGCAGAAAAGGACGTTGGAAGAAGAGATTAATGAGCTG aCTCATGATGTGAAAGAAAAACTAGCAACTGAAACTAGACTTCTAGAGGATTGCCACAACAGAGAAGTCCATATATTTCAACAACAGAAACAATTGGATGCTATCAACTCATCAATTGAAGAAATCACAAATGAACTGGAAAACATTTCCAATTCCCACTCACAAACTACGAAAacttacaaactgaaaacagaTGAAGTAGCAGTGAATATACAGAAAG agaAAGAGCTCCGTTTAGAGTCAGAATCATTGGCAGCCTTGGTTCGACAATTTTCCGAATGGGAATCGAATCAAGCATCGCAGATCACATTGTCGAAAAATATTACTGACAAAACTAATGCTGAGAAAAAAcggattattattgaaaaacaacaACAG GACATGCTGCTGCTCGCATTGAACCAGACTGTACTGAAAATGCAAACCGAACTGAAGGAGTTGTACGACAGTACACTGCAGAAGCAGCAGGAGATGAAAGTCATTCAGAAAGCCAATTATAACGCCAGCGCCGATATTGATGCCATTATAATGGAAAACGAGCATCTCACCTACATTTGGGAACAGCTGCTCAACACAATTAATCAGCGAGATGCCGCTTTACTGGATATGAAGAAACAATTGGA AGACGCGAAGATCCGTGATCGCACCCTGGATGTAGAACTGCAAATTCAGCAAAAAGAAGGCGAGAACGCAATCAAAATGAACGAGCAGATGATGATGGAAATCAAAAGCATCGAGAAAACTTTGACGATGAGCAAGAAGGCATTGGACGACGAGGAGGAGAAATTCATAAATCTTCACGAACAATTTGGCCATGCTTTACGCATCAAAGAAGTGACAGAGAACGATTTGAATATGTCAGAGCAG GATACGATGAAGCTGGAGAAACGGTACGTTGATTTGAGATCGTTAATACTGAAATTGAAGGAGGATAAAGCGAAGCTGGAAATGGAAATAATCGATAAACTGAGGGAAAATGCCTTGGAGAATAAACAAGCCACTATCTTCACAAAGAAACTGTTCAAACTAAGGGATTCAATCAGGGACAAG gAGGTAGAAAAGACCAAACTGGAGCACAAAGTGGCCAAAATGGTTTTGGAAACTAAGAAAGCTCAATCATCTTTCGAAAGCAAGGAAGCGACATTGAAAACCGTGCAGGAAGAAGTTATTTCCAAGGGTAAAATGCTCCAGAAACTGCAGGGTGAACTTGATCGGTTGATGTTAGCCGAAGTGCAGATCAGAAATCAGGTCAACTTCAATAAAAGGAAGCTGGAAAAGCTGGTTGAGAAAACTGGG GAAAGTGATCTAAGCCCAGAAGAACTGAAGCTAAAAGAGTTGGAGAAACAGATTTCTTACACCGATGAAAAAACAGAAGGATTGCAGACATTTTGGATCCGTCAAGAGAGCCATATTGTCTCTTTGTCACAACGTCGCTCCAAGCAGCTCCATGATATGAACATACTCAGAAAAc AACTACTAGTCCTGGAACAGAAAAACATGAACATCGAAAGAGACATTCAGAACAAGGAAAACGAAGAGAAGAAATGTAGAACGGAAATTTcacatttacaaacaaaattggTAACACTGAGTGAAAAATTGTGTCAGAGAAGAGGATACAAACAACAGCTAGACAATCTGAACTTTGATATTCAAAATTTGTTTGTTAACGATTTGAAG GCGGCTGAAGAACAGGCTGCCGAAATGAAGCGAGAAATAATGGAGCTGGTCGAGCAGAAGAAAGAGATGTACGAGAAAGTGGAAGAACTGCAACAGGATCTGCTCAACTGGGAGAAGAAGGTGCAAATGGCGACGGAAATGAAACAAAATGTCGACAGAATGAACAGTTCCGGTGGAGAGGTGGCCACTATGAAGAATGAGATACATCGCATGGAG ATACGTTACTCACACTTACTGAAAGTGCAGGAGAAATTGATCAGAGACTTGGAGCTAAGTGTGAACAAGAGAGATAGCATAGTTGACTCTGCTCGCGCTAGAGAGAAACATTGTCGGACGAGTGGGGTGCACTACACTAGACAACAATTCCAGAAGAAATTGGATGACTTGAAAAAGCGGATTCGTCAAATGAGTAAT GATGTGAAATCTACGGAGAAACAGCTTGTAATAGCAGAAAAACAAAGGGATGAACTCAATCAGAAGCTAGCTACAAAGCAGGATCAGTTGAATGCTCTGAGGGAAGCCACCCAACAAATGGATTTACAGCTGGCTGAGGGTCATCTTCATAGGCAAAAG